In the Carboxydothermus hydrogenoformans Z-2901 genome, one interval contains:
- a CDS encoding aminotransferase class I/II-fold pyridoxal phosphate-dependent enzyme → MLKIPQDVKTQFELIDTVVYQNAQKVQKAFREARISYSDFVFTTGYGYGDTARDKMETVFASYFGAEDALVRPQIVSGTHAITLGLFAVLRPGDELLIFGNPYKTFEEVIGKRGKNQGSLKEWGITYKILPFTTNPEELEVIFQNNIQKNTRMLFIQKSRGYDLRPTLLNEEIKLIIKIAKKYSSNLVVLVDNCYGEMVEPCEPIEMGADLIAGSLIKNLGAGIAPTGGYLAGKKELIEQAAYRLTAPGLGKEVGPSLGFARDILQGFYFAPKVVGEALKIAVLLAYFLEKTGVEVLPEAFSKRGDIVQTLIFRDKEKMLKFVQTVQEYSPIDNFVTIEPSLLPGYDSPIVMASGSFVAGSSIDLSADGPFIPPYVVYFQGGIALEYGMLLIESFYEKFSLNYFLK, encoded by the coding sequence ATGCTGAAAATTCCGCAGGACGTTAAAACGCAATTTGAACTTATAGATACGGTTGTTTACCAAAATGCTCAAAAGGTGCAAAAAGCTTTTAGGGAGGCGCGAATTAGCTACTCCGATTTTGTATTTACTACCGGATACGGTTACGGCGATACGGCTCGGGATAAGATGGAAACGGTTTTTGCCTCCTATTTTGGAGCCGAAGATGCCTTGGTAAGACCTCAGATTGTTTCTGGTACCCATGCAATTACTTTGGGACTTTTTGCCGTCTTAAGGCCCGGGGATGAGCTTTTAATCTTTGGCAATCCTTATAAAACCTTTGAAGAGGTTATAGGCAAACGGGGTAAAAATCAAGGTTCATTAAAGGAATGGGGTATAACTTATAAAATTTTACCCTTTACAACTAATCCCGAAGAATTAGAAGTAATTTTTCAAAACAATATTCAGAAAAATACCAGGATGCTTTTCATCCAAAAATCCCGTGGCTATGATCTTAGACCAACTCTTTTAAATGAGGAAATAAAATTGATAATTAAAATCGCTAAAAAGTATAGTTCTAACCTTGTGGTCTTAGTTGATAATTGTTACGGGGAGATGGTTGAACCCTGTGAGCCCATTGAAATGGGAGCAGATTTAATAGCTGGTTCCTTAATAAAAAATCTTGGTGCCGGCATTGCTCCAACCGGGGGTTATTTGGCCGGAAAAAAAGAACTAATTGAGCAAGCGGCATATCGGTTGACGGCACCGGGTTTGGGTAAAGAGGTTGGACCTTCCTTGGGGTTTGCCCGGGATATTTTACAGGGATTTTATTTTGCGCCAAAAGTAGTTGGGGAAGCTCTTAAAATTGCCGTACTTTTAGCGTATTTTTTGGAGAAAACTGGAGTTGAGGTTTTGCCTGAGGCTTTTTCCAAAAGAGGTGATATTGTTCAAACATTAATTTTTAGGGATAAGGAAAAAATGCTGAAATTTGTGCAAACGGTTCAGGAGTATTCCCCGATTGATAATTTTGTAACGATTGAGCCGTCATTATTGCCGGGTTATGACTCTCCGATTGTTATGGCTTCGGGAAGTTTTGTTGCGGGTTCATCAATTGATTTGTCAGCGGATGGGCCTTTTATTCCACCCTATGTTGTTTATTTTCAGGGGGGTATAGCTTTAGAGTATGGGATGCTCTTAATTGAGAGTTTTTACGAGAAATTTTCTTTAAATTATTTTTTAAAGTAA
- the spoVK gene encoding stage V sporulation protein K, whose amino-acid sequence MKVTLINSINTASPSKTEIEKFDQVSSLLKELDRMVGLIEVKEMVFEIYALAQIHKKRVQEKLKTNNVSWHMVFKGNPGTGKTTVARIIGKLFKEIGILTKGHLIEVERADLVGEYIGHTALKTREQLKKALGGVLFIDEAYSLARGGDKDFGREAIDVVVKGAEDYRDNLVIILAGYYDEMNYLLEQNPGLKSRFPIEITFPDYTDEELFFIAEKFLEDWEYLFSSEAAFYLKYKLKHLDQSKKSSGNARLIRNIIEKAIRRQAVRLLGKSKVTKEDLLVLEKEDLEKAILALNL is encoded by the coding sequence ATGAAAGTAACATTAATAAATTCTATCAATACTGCTTCTCCCTCAAAAACCGAAATTGAAAAATTTGACCAGGTATCTTCTTTGTTAAAAGAGCTTGATCGGATGGTTGGGTTGATTGAAGTTAAAGAGATGGTTTTTGAAATATATGCGTTAGCTCAAATTCACAAAAAAAGAGTTCAGGAAAAGCTTAAAACAAATAACGTTAGCTGGCATATGGTGTTTAAAGGAAATCCTGGTACCGGAAAAACCACGGTTGCCAGGATTATAGGTAAGCTTTTTAAAGAAATTGGTATCCTAACAAAAGGCCACTTAATAGAAGTTGAAAGGGCTGATTTGGTAGGGGAGTATATTGGCCATACTGCATTAAAAACACGGGAACAGTTAAAAAAAGCTTTGGGAGGGGTCTTATTTATCGATGAAGCATATTCGTTAGCTCGGGGTGGCGACAAAGACTTTGGCCGGGAAGCAATAGATGTTGTAGTGAAGGGGGCAGAGGATTATCGGGACAATCTCGTTATTATTTTAGCCGGGTATTATGATGAGATGAATTATCTTTTAGAGCAAAACCCGGGGCTTAAATCCCGCTTTCCCATTGAGATAACCTTTCCCGATTATACCGATGAGGAGCTTTTTTTTATTGCTGAAAAGTTCTTGGAAGATTGGGAATACCTGTTTTCTTCTGAGGCAGCTTTTTATTTAAAATATAAATTAAAGCACCTTGACCAAAGCAAAAAAAGTAGTGGAAATGCTCGTTTAATTAGAAATATTATTGAAAAGGCAATAAGGCGACAGGCCGTAAGGCTTTTAGGTAAAAGTAAGGTAACTAAAGAAGATCTTTTAGTATTGGAAAAGGAAGATTTGGAAAAAGCAATTTTAGCCCTTAATCTTTAA
- a CDS encoding divergent polysaccharide deacetylase family protein → MKKLFFSLFFIIGFWGANFPVYVNLNSQPQLIVIDPGHGGIDPGAVNSWVKEKDLNLTASLYLKQFLENAGAIVTLTRNGDYDLKDLYPGPGSRQFKDIENRKKYIENLNPDFFISIHVNSGNFRKKYFGQVFYGRNPINAEFASIIQDSLNKIYNVSKSPQIADFLILSASTPGVLIEIGFIDDKRLQNSDFLKKVCQEIASSIIKCLNQKKQISQLKGESKLLIIIDDFGNNSDSLVDFLKLKLPFTAAVMPFLNNTHQEAKALYQSGNDIIIHLPMEPKSYKRSWLGPRPIMVNLTPQEITSLLIAALKENPWAIGINNHTGSRACEDEKIVKTVLSFCQKNNLAFIDSQTTPNSLFPLLGSEFGVVVLKRDIFLEVNGKEEKNIIEQLKKLQSIAQKKNLGIAIGHVGYEGGKPTANALKKVLPELQRQGFKICTLSDLIKKHP, encoded by the coding sequence ATGAAAAAACTTTTCTTTTCCCTTTTTTTTATCATCGGTTTTTGGGGAGCAAATTTTCCCGTTTATGTTAATTTGAACTCTCAACCTCAATTAATTGTCATCGATCCCGGACACGGTGGAATCGATCCGGGAGCAGTTAACAGTTGGGTAAAAGAAAAAGACCTCAACTTAACTGCCTCTTTATATTTAAAACAATTTTTAGAAAATGCCGGCGCTATTGTAACCTTAACTCGAAACGGTGATTACGATTTAAAAGACCTCTACCCTGGACCCGGTTCCCGCCAATTCAAGGACATTGAAAACCGGAAAAAGTACATTGAAAACCTAAACCCAGACTTTTTTATTTCAATTCACGTTAATTCCGGGAACTTTAGAAAAAAGTATTTTGGTCAAGTTTTTTACGGAAGAAACCCCATAAATGCCGAATTTGCCAGTATTATACAGGATTCTCTCAATAAAATTTACAATGTTTCAAAATCACCCCAAATCGCAGATTTCCTAATTCTTTCTGCCAGTACCCCCGGAGTATTAATTGAAATAGGTTTTATTGATGATAAACGGTTACAAAATAGCGATTTTTTAAAAAAGGTTTGTCAAGAAATTGCCAGTTCAATTATAAAATGCTTAAACCAAAAAAAGCAGATTTCTCAACTAAAAGGCGAATCCAAATTGTTAATTATTATTGACGACTTCGGAAATAACAGCGATAGTCTGGTGGATTTTTTAAAACTTAAACTGCCCTTTACTGCTGCGGTTATGCCCTTTTTAAACAATACACATCAAGAAGCCAAAGCCCTTTACCAGAGTGGAAACGATATTATAATCCACTTGCCGATGGAGCCCAAAAGCTATAAACGTTCCTGGCTAGGACCAAGACCAATTATGGTTAATCTAACCCCACAAGAAATAACTTCGCTATTAATTGCAGCATTAAAAGAAAATCCTTGGGCAATTGGAATAAATAATCACACCGGTTCCAGAGCCTGCGAAGATGAAAAAATAGTAAAAACAGTCCTTAGTTTTTGTCAAAAAAACAATTTAGCGTTCATTGACAGTCAAACCACGCCTAATTCTCTCTTTCCCCTCTTGGGCAGTGAATTTGGGGTTGTGGTGTTAAAGCGAGATATTTTCTTGGAAGTTAACGGCAAAGAGGAAAAAAACATCATTGAACAACTTAAAAAACTACAAAGCATCGCTCAAAAAAAGAACTTGGGTATCGCCATTGGTCACGTTGGTTATGAAGGCGGAAAACCAACCGCCAACGCCCTTAAAAAAGTACTACCGGAACTGCAAAGACAGGGGTTTAAAATATGTACGTTAAGCGACCTCATTAAAAAACACCCCTAA
- the hfq gene encoding RNA chaperone Hfq, with protein sequence MSKNQLNLQDAFLNQVRKENVGVTIFLINGFQLKGFVKGFDNFTVILESEGKQHMIYKHAISTIIPQRPVNTYLAKGGNEENTPS encoded by the coding sequence ATGTCCAAGAATCAATTAAATCTGCAAGATGCTTTTTTAAATCAGGTACGTAAGGAAAATGTGGGGGTTACGATCTTTCTAATTAACGGTTTTCAGCTTAAAGGTTTTGTAAAAGGGTTTGACAATTTTACTGTAATTTTGGAAAGTGAAGGAAAACAGCATATGATTTATAAACATGCAATTTCTACCATAATTCCCCAAAGACCAGTTAATACTTACCTGGCTAAAGGTGGAAATGAAGAAAACACCCCTTCTTAG
- the miaA gene encoding tRNA (adenosine(37)-N6)-dimethylallyltransferase MiaA gives MSEKLIIIVGPTAVGKSALGIKVAKKINGEIISGDSMQVYKYMDIGTAKVLPEEREGVPHHLIDILEPFQKYSVALFQKEARRLIKEINERGKIPIIVGGTGLYIRSVIDPYDFTDFSFDPVFRGKLEQAAKEKGSSYLHQMLEKIDPVAAQKIHSNDLRRIIRALEVYEHTGKPISYYWERGKQSKPQYRLLYYGLTMDRALLYQRINERVDKMIEKGLIAEVKRLLQMGFKESTAMQALGYKEIVQYLEGKITLDEAIYLIKRDTRRFAKRQLTWFRRDPRIKWFDSGKESLEKITEKIITEAGVNNFL, from the coding sequence ATGAGCGAAAAATTAATTATAATTGTTGGGCCTACTGCCGTTGGGAAATCAGCCTTAGGGATAAAAGTTGCTAAAAAAATTAACGGTGAAATTATTTCTGGAGACTCAATGCAGGTGTACAAATACATGGACATCGGAACGGCAAAAGTTTTGCCGGAAGAAAGGGAGGGGGTACCCCATCATTTAATTGATATTTTAGAACCTTTTCAAAAATACAGTGTGGCTTTGTTTCAGAAAGAGGCCAGGAGATTAATTAAAGAAATTAATGAACGGGGAAAGATTCCAATTATTGTGGGTGGTACGGGATTATATATTCGCTCGGTTATTGACCCCTACGATTTTACTGACTTTTCCTTTGATCCTGTTTTCAGGGGAAAATTGGAACAGGCAGCAAAAGAAAAAGGAAGTTCATACCTTCACCAGATGTTGGAAAAAATTGACCCAGTAGCCGCACAAAAAATTCATTCCAACGATTTAAGGCGAATTATCAGAGCTTTAGAAGTGTATGAACATACTGGTAAACCTATAAGTTATTATTGGGAGAGGGGAAAACAATCCAAACCGCAGTACCGCTTGCTTTACTACGGTTTGACAATGGATAGAGCCCTTCTGTACCAGCGGATAAATGAACGCGTGGATAAAATGATTGAAAAAGGGCTGATTGCTGAAGTAAAGAGACTTTTGCAAATGGGATTTAAAGAAAGTACTGCCATGCAAGCTCTTGGCTATAAAGAAATTGTTCAGTATTTGGAAGGAAAAATAACCCTGGATGAAGCAATTTACCTGATTAAGAGGGATACCCGCAGATTTGCCAAAAGGCAGCTCACCTGGTTTCGGCGGGACCCCAGGATAAAATGGTTTGATTCGGGTAAAGAAAGCTTAGAAAAAATTACTGAAAAAATAATTACCGAGGCAGGAGTAAACAATTTTTTGTAG
- a CDS encoding class I SAM-dependent methyltransferase: protein MERAIITTSLNPTEEQIKKALSLALDSGFPYVARNKRSLMEIARDMPVLVVTKKNLELVFSDMSKLYFHPGMAKIRIKGMKKGQEDVMIKAMGLVPGMSVLDCTLGLAQDSIVAQYAVKDGLVVGLEKSKIIYLLTSNGLKTYDEDPDLINPMRKIKVKHGDFTDFLVKLPPKSFDVVYFDPMFKKTTGKSAHILRLRNVAAKDYINEEVLRNACSVARKRVVVKGRKEEIKLLPFFDKIIAGKDSEIAFGVIEVQL from the coding sequence ATGGAGAGGGCAATAATTACCACAAGTCTAAATCCGACTGAGGAACAAATAAAAAAAGCGCTAAGTTTAGCGCTCGATTCTGGTTTTCCCTATGTTGCCAGAAATAAAAGAAGCTTAATGGAAATTGCCCGAGATATGCCGGTTTTAGTGGTAACAAAAAAAAACTTGGAATTAGTTTTTTCTGATATGTCCAAGTTATATTTTCATCCCGGAATGGCAAAAATTAGAATTAAGGGGATGAAAAAAGGGCAAGAAGATGTTATGATAAAAGCAATGGGACTGGTTCCCGGGATGTCGGTTTTGGATTGTACCTTAGGGCTTGCTCAGGACAGTATAGTTGCTCAATATGCAGTAAAAGATGGCTTAGTGGTAGGTTTAGAAAAAAGTAAGATAATTTACCTGTTAACTTCCAATGGGCTCAAAACATATGATGAAGACCCTGATTTAATAAATCCAATGCGAAAAATTAAAGTAAAACATGGTGATTTTACTGATTTTTTAGTAAAACTACCGCCTAAAAGTTTTGATGTTGTCTATTTTGATCCAATGTTTAAAAAAACAACAGGAAAATCTGCCCATATTTTAAGGTTAAGAAATGTTGCTGCTAAGGACTATATAAATGAAGAAGTGTTAAGGAATGCTTGTAGTGTTGCGCGAAAGAGGGTTGTGGTTAAGGGAAGAAAGGAGGAAATAAAGTTATTGCCGTTTTTTGATAAAATAATAGCGGGAAAAGACAGTGAAATTGCTTTTGGGGTAATTGAGGTACAGTTATGA
- the mutL gene encoding DNA mismatch repair endonuclease MutL, giving the protein MPKIKRLPDEVIKKIAAGEVVERPYSVVKELVENSLDAKAQNINVYIEEGGLGKIVVEDDGIGIPPEELPDALLRHTTSKIASFDDLYYLESFGFRGEALYSIAAVSKISIKSRVRGENNGYELIAHAGEVINLTEVGMAYGTVVTVSDLFFNTPARKKFLKSGQTEAGLIRQFIEKMAILYPGVKFSLFIDGKKIYSSAGIQEQLGLLARFWGLEKGNLLMLEEKLGEGFFIKGGIALPPAGKPHRKLQVFAVNKRLVKSGILTKAIDDAYESLLPTGLKPLVFLEVVVPGTWVDVNVHPQKLEVKFMDEQKIYLDVRTIIRNKLVNAKSSSLKSFSPARETNTKSEDNDYWQVTYFAEEFSGNSDKLLEKEDIFSTSDNLTFSLNKDFAKELNFQVIGQFSLKYIIVEKNDKLLIIDQHAAHERILYEKYQTKLNPFYSQVLTFPVRIKASPELEAFLQENYQNFLEIGLHIEPFGPGEYLVREIPEDFPQNNIANVLEEYLYEIMEQKEQVSFREKALKLFACKNAVKFGEKLTYSEMTNLVKELFKTNYPLSCPHGRPTIYELSLTEINKKFFR; this is encoded by the coding sequence ATGCCAAAAATTAAGCGTTTACCTGATGAAGTAATAAAAAAAATTGCCGCAGGCGAAGTAGTAGAACGCCCTTATTCGGTGGTGAAAGAGCTGGTAGAAAATAGCCTTGATGCCAAAGCCCAAAATATAAATGTTTATATTGAAGAAGGTGGATTAGGGAAAATTGTAGTGGAAGATGATGGTATTGGAATTCCGCCAGAGGAACTGCCAGATGCCCTTTTACGCCATACTACCAGTAAAATAGCAAGCTTTGATGATCTTTATTATTTAGAGAGCTTTGGTTTTAGAGGAGAGGCTTTATATAGTATTGCGGCGGTAAGTAAAATATCAATCAAAAGTAGAGTTCGGGGAGAAAATAATGGCTATGAATTAATAGCCCATGCCGGGGAAGTAATAAATTTAACCGAAGTCGGTATGGCTTATGGTACCGTTGTTACTGTTTCCGACCTTTTTTTTAATACTCCTGCCCGCAAAAAATTTTTAAAGTCCGGACAAACGGAAGCAGGACTTATTAGGCAATTTATAGAAAAAATGGCAATACTGTACCCCGGGGTTAAATTTTCCCTTTTTATTGATGGAAAAAAGATTTACAGTTCGGCGGGAATTCAGGAGCAATTGGGGTTGCTGGCCCGATTTTGGGGTTTAGAAAAAGGCAATTTGCTTATGTTAGAGGAAAAACTGGGTGAAGGATTTTTTATAAAAGGTGGAATTGCCTTGCCACCTGCAGGGAAACCCCACCGTAAATTACAGGTGTTTGCTGTTAATAAACGTTTGGTGAAAAGCGGAATCTTAACTAAAGCTATCGACGATGCTTATGAAAGCTTACTTCCAACTGGTTTAAAGCCTCTTGTTTTTTTAGAAGTGGTTGTTCCGGGTACCTGGGTGGATGTAAATGTACATCCCCAGAAGTTGGAAGTCAAGTTTATGGATGAACAAAAAATCTATTTGGATGTTCGGACGATAATCAGAAATAAGTTGGTAAATGCTAAAAGTTCTTCCCTAAAATCTTTTTCCCCTGCAAGAGAAACAAATACTAAAAGTGAAGACAATGATTATTGGCAGGTTACTTATTTTGCTGAAGAGTTTTCTGGTAATAGTGACAAATTATTGGAAAAAGAAGATATTTTTTCCACAAGCGACAATCTGACTTTTTCTCTAAATAAAGACTTTGCGAAGGAATTAAACTTTCAGGTTATAGGGCAGTTTTCTTTAAAGTATATAATTGTGGAAAAAAATGATAAACTACTTATAATTGATCAGCACGCAGCTCACGAGCGAATTTTATACGAAAAATACCAAACTAAATTAAATCCCTTTTACAGCCAGGTGCTTACTTTTCCCGTGAGGATAAAAGCTTCTCCCGAATTGGAAGCTTTTCTTCAGGAAAATTACCAAAACTTCCTGGAAATTGGCTTACATATTGAACCGTTTGGTCCGGGTGAATATCTTGTTCGGGAAATTCCAGAGGATTTTCCTCAAAATAATATCGCCAATGTTTTGGAAGAGTATTTATACGAAATTATGGAGCAAAAAGAGCAGGTTAGTTTTCGGGAAAAAGCCCTAAAACTTTTTGCCTGCAAAAATGCTGTTAAATTTGGTGAAAAATTAACGTACAGCGAAATGACTAATCTGGTAAAGGAGTTATTTAAAACCAATTATCCTTTGAGCTGTCCTCACGGGAGGCCAACAATTTATGAATTATCTTTAACTGAAATAAATAAAAAGTTTTTTAGATAA
- the mutS gene encoding DNA mismatch repair protein MutS, whose translation MSFTPMMKQYLDIKKQYSDCLLFFRLGDFYELFFEDAVIASRELEIVLTGRDAGQEERVPMCGVPYHSAQGYIAKLLSRGYKVAICEQVEDPKKAKGLVKREVTKIYTPGTVTEEFFLQEKTNNYIIALAEKDGLIALAVAEVSTGYLGITSVDEGKIEVLASEIRRLAPTEAVVLKNFKNNFLLKDITGIVNYLEKLPAEEIEIAFKGPEASKEAYKILISYLKRIEPAVLSIFGQPEFYQIDSYLYFDESTRKNLEILRNREDNSSSLLGIIDFTQTAMGARKLKEELTKPLLNLKAIADRLDAVEILVNDYELRENLRENLKNLYDLERLSIKLVCGTINPKDLIKIKQSLPQIWHIKNSINHVKNKSVLFAEIYKNLPEMREVYNLIDKSIVDDPPVSPKDGGIIKNGYNPTVDEYRKAREEGQDWIINYEKKERERTGIKSLKVNYNKVFGYFIEVTKANLHLVPADYQRKQTMVNAERFITEELKHYENLILGASEKLANLEYELFCEIRSEILKYQEDLKRAASAVALLDFLISLAVAAIEYDFTRPVITAEPVLEIKNGRHPVVEKSVGRANFVPNDLYLDTKENSLLLITGPNMAGKSTYMRQAALIVILAQIGSFVPAEYARVGLVDKILTRIGATDDLAKGQSTFMVEMIECNNILRNATSRSLILLDEVGRGTSTYDGISIAEAIIEYIQKKIKARTLFSTHYHELTGLEGEIPGVKNFTVLVQEKGEEVKFLHKVVPGKTDKSYGIYVAKLAGLPREVVERAYEILARFEDKGLKVKDTVPVQLSLFEEKPEPSGVIKELIELDLIRMTPLEALNKLYELRQKALGEK comes from the coding sequence ATGAGCTTTACGCCGATGATGAAGCAATATCTTGACATTAAAAAGCAATACAGCGACTGTCTTTTATTTTTTCGTTTGGGAGATTTTTACGAACTTTTTTTTGAAGATGCGGTAATTGCTTCCCGGGAGCTGGAAATTGTTTTAACCGGCCGGGATGCTGGACAGGAAGAAAGGGTACCCATGTGTGGGGTTCCCTATCATTCGGCTCAGGGCTATATTGCCAAGCTTTTATCCCGGGGATATAAAGTAGCAATTTGTGAACAGGTGGAAGATCCGAAAAAAGCCAAGGGACTGGTGAAGCGGGAAGTTACCAAAATATATACTCCCGGAACGGTTACCGAAGAGTTTTTTTTGCAAGAGAAGACCAATAATTATATTATTGCCCTGGCAGAAAAAGATGGGTTAATTGCCCTGGCGGTTGCGGAAGTTTCTACAGGATATTTGGGAATAACGTCTGTTGATGAAGGTAAAATAGAAGTCTTGGCAAGCGAAATTCGCCGGTTGGCACCCACTGAAGCGGTGGTATTAAAAAATTTTAAAAATAATTTTCTGTTAAAAGATATTACCGGTATTGTTAATTACTTGGAAAAATTGCCGGCGGAAGAAATTGAAATTGCTTTTAAAGGTCCTGAAGCGTCAAAAGAAGCTTATAAAATTTTAATTAGTTATTTAAAAAGAATTGAACCAGCGGTTTTAAGTATCTTTGGGCAACCGGAGTTTTATCAAATTGATAGTTATTTATATTTTGATGAAAGTACTCGGAAAAATTTGGAAATTTTACGAAACCGTGAAGACAATTCTTCTTCTTTATTGGGAATTATTGATTTTACCCAGACCGCTATGGGCGCTCGAAAATTAAAGGAAGAGCTCACAAAACCGTTGTTAAATTTAAAAGCAATTGCTGACCGCTTGGATGCTGTGGAAATTTTGGTAAATGATTATGAATTGAGAGAAAACTTACGGGAGAACCTGAAGAATTTATATGACTTAGAAAGACTTTCCATTAAATTAGTTTGCGGAACAATAAATCCAAAAGATTTAATTAAAATCAAACAATCTCTTCCCCAAATATGGCATATTAAAAACAGCATTAACCATGTAAAAAATAAGTCAGTTTTATTTGCCGAAATTTATAAAAATCTTCCAGAAATGCGTGAGGTTTATAATTTAATTGATAAAAGTATAGTTGATGACCCTCCAGTCTCACCAAAAGACGGCGGTATTATAAAAAACGGATATAATCCAACCGTTGACGAGTACCGGAAAGCCCGGGAGGAAGGGCAGGATTGGATAATTAATTACGAAAAGAAAGAAAGGGAAAGAACGGGAATAAAGTCATTGAAAGTTAATTACAATAAAGTTTTTGGCTATTTTATCGAAGTAACGAAAGCTAACTTGCACTTAGTACCCGCTGATTATCAAAGAAAGCAAACAATGGTTAATGCCGAAAGGTTTATTACTGAAGAATTAAAACATTATGAAAACCTTATTTTAGGTGCAAGTGAAAAGCTTGCCAATTTGGAATATGAGCTTTTTTGTGAAATCCGCTCGGAAATTTTAAAATATCAGGAAGATTTAAAAAGAGCTGCAAGTGCTGTTGCGCTTTTGGATTTTTTAATTTCCCTGGCGGTGGCCGCAATTGAGTATGACTTTACGCGACCGGTCATTACCGCTGAACCGGTTTTGGAAATAAAAAATGGCCGCCATCCGGTGGTTGAAAAGAGTGTTGGCCGGGCCAATTTTGTTCCCAATGATTTATACCTTGACACCAAGGAAAATTCGCTTCTTTTAATTACGGGCCCCAATATGGCCGGTAAAAGTACTTACATGCGACAGGCTGCTTTAATTGTAATTTTGGCACAGATTGGTAGCTTTGTTCCTGCGGAATATGCCAGGGTTGGATTGGTGGATAAAATCCTAACCCGAATTGGTGCCACCGATGATCTGGCCAAAGGACAAAGTACTTTTATGGTAGAAATGATTGAATGTAATAATATTTTAAGAAATGCAACATCCCGGAGTTTAATTTTGTTAGATGAAGTTGGTAGAGGAACATCTACCTATGACGGTATAAGTATTGCGGAAGCAATTATTGAATATATTCAAAAAAAAATCAAAGCAAGGACGCTTTTTTCAACCCATTACCACGAATTAACGGGCTTAGAAGGGGAAATTCCTGGAGTCAAAAATTTTACGGTCCTGGTTCAGGAAAAAGGAGAAGAAGTTAAGTTTCTCCATAAAGTTGTGCCCGGCAAAACCGATAAAAGTTACGGGATCTATGTAGCAAAGCTTGCTGGCTTACCGCGGGAAGTGGTGGAAAGGGCCTATGAAATATTAGCAAGGTTCGAGGATAAGGGGCTAAAAGTTAAAGATACAGTACCGGTTCAGTTATCGCTTTTTGAGGAAAAGCCAGAGCCTTCGGGTGTAATAAAAGAATTAATTGAATTAGACCTGATTCGTATGACACCGTTGGAGGCTTTAAATAAATTATATGAACTACGGCAAAAAGCTTTGGGGGAAAAATAA